The Micromonospora sp. NBC_00421 genome contains a region encoding:
- a CDS encoding ATP-binding cassette domain-containing protein, whose amino-acid sequence MSGTTPDTPVGGLIGFCGDAVRRTCRLDGPDAGWLITGGEADLFAVRRSGLYPSRRFHVARLPAGGLVPTSTAIGAWQLILVPLPGTELRGLGVGELSVLQRQVRRQRGPADAAGVRARAAAAQLVAAVDLVLLTLADALRRGQAPREASTLAGREIVSLAQGSTLTATGGVWWLRCAGGHLRRNDGGPSETSGEQELLLVAGRDWVVADAPCVVESQASADLLAAGQLRVAVDQHVARLLRTVEARVADADAALLDAVERRRQADAAVVAAAARRSIGVIGAGEAVAVPERATEFDLFGPAAAVLRVVTAGWDVTVEEPADRSRTPDGERAAVHAVARSSSLFLRDVRLPDRWWRRDLGPLIGWRDGDGGGPPVAVPMMFRRGRYHRVDPETRVHRRIESAFAAGLATAATQVQAPLPHVTSMRHLLRAGLVGAARDVRTLLLAAGCVAVLGLGVPLATGAVLGQLARRGEVEGLSGFLALMLSAAVVAGLLGVAQNLLLLRLDGRMQSGVQLALWDRLMRLPARFFSRRSSGEIANSMLGVAFVGEALSALLPQLLTAAATVLVTTAMLLLVEPVLGLWGLGVVVVSGLAFAVFTLRVVGQQRAALAAEHRAAAMTNQLLGGIVKLKLAAAESRAHARWSELAATARAALQRVRQSQAGLIAFATVLPVAGQLVLFAVLMGPLAGQVSPTDFFVLNVGFAMLLGALLVLVSAGVEVIAAVPRLGSLRDILAAEPEARPDRVDPGELRGGIGLHRLTFAYQPDDPPVLVDVDLHVRPGEFVAVVGPSGCGKSTLLRLLLGFERPQQGAVLYDGQDLSELDVQAVRRQCGVVLQDGQLFAGSVRDNICGAGGFTLDEVWEAARMAGLADDLEALPMGMSTMVPFGGGTLSVGQRQRVLIARALAPRPRILFFDEATSALDNRTQEVVTRSTATLAATRLVIAHRLSTVRDADVIVVLDQGRIVQRGSYAELMEQPDGLFHRLARRQLLTEPDSPPPPGEQPPRDGQPLSTGLPSSTDNSAPR is encoded by the coding sequence ATGAGCGGTACGACGCCGGACACCCCGGTCGGCGGCCTGATCGGTTTCTGCGGCGACGCCGTACGCCGGACCTGCCGGCTGGACGGGCCGGACGCCGGCTGGCTGATCACCGGCGGCGAGGCCGACCTGTTCGCGGTGCGCCGCTCGGGGCTGTACCCGTCGCGCCGGTTCCACGTGGCCCGGCTGCCCGCCGGTGGGCTGGTGCCGACGTCCACCGCGATCGGCGCCTGGCAGCTGATCCTGGTGCCGCTGCCCGGCACCGAGCTGCGCGGGCTCGGCGTCGGTGAGCTGTCGGTGCTGCAACGGCAGGTCCGCCGGCAGCGGGGGCCGGCCGACGCGGCGGGGGTGCGCGCACGGGCCGCCGCCGCGCAGCTGGTCGCCGCCGTCGACCTGGTGTTGCTCACCCTCGCCGACGCGCTGCGCCGGGGCCAGGCGCCCCGGGAGGCGTCCACCCTGGCCGGCCGCGAGATCGTCTCGCTGGCGCAGGGCAGCACGCTGACCGCCACCGGCGGGGTGTGGTGGCTGCGCTGCGCCGGTGGTCACCTGCGCCGCAACGACGGCGGCCCCAGTGAGACGTCCGGCGAGCAGGAACTGCTGCTGGTCGCCGGCCGGGACTGGGTGGTGGCCGACGCGCCGTGTGTGGTGGAGAGCCAGGCCAGCGCCGATCTGCTCGCCGCCGGCCAGCTCCGGGTGGCGGTGGACCAGCACGTGGCCCGGCTGCTGCGCACGGTGGAGGCGCGCGTCGCCGACGCCGACGCCGCGCTGCTGGACGCCGTCGAGCGTCGCCGGCAGGCCGACGCCGCCGTGGTGGCCGCGGCGGCCCGCCGCTCGATCGGGGTGATCGGCGCCGGCGAGGCGGTGGCCGTGCCGGAACGGGCCACCGAGTTCGACCTGTTCGGGCCGGCGGCGGCGGTGCTGCGGGTGGTCACCGCCGGGTGGGACGTCACCGTCGAGGAGCCGGCCGACCGGAGCCGGACACCGGACGGCGAGCGGGCCGCCGTACACGCCGTCGCCCGGTCCTCCAGCCTGTTCCTGCGGGACGTCCGGCTGCCCGACCGGTGGTGGCGGCGGGACCTGGGGCCGCTGATCGGCTGGCGGGACGGCGACGGCGGCGGGCCGCCGGTGGCGGTGCCCATGATGTTCCGCCGGGGCCGCTACCACCGGGTGGATCCGGAGACCCGGGTCCACCGCCGGATCGAGTCGGCCTTCGCCGCCGGTCTGGCCACCGCGGCCACCCAGGTCCAGGCCCCACTGCCGCACGTCACCTCGATGCGGCACCTGTTGCGCGCCGGCCTGGTCGGCGCGGCCCGCGACGTGCGCACCCTGCTGCTGGCCGCTGGCTGTGTGGCGGTGCTCGGCCTGGGCGTGCCACTGGCCACCGGCGCGGTGCTCGGCCAACTGGCGAGGCGCGGCGAGGTCGAGGGGCTGTCCGGGTTCCTCGCCCTGATGCTCAGCGCGGCCGTGGTGGCCGGCCTGCTCGGCGTCGCGCAGAATCTGCTGCTGCTGCGGTTGGACGGCCGGATGCAGTCCGGCGTGCAACTGGCCCTGTGGGACCGGTTGATGCGGCTGCCGGCCCGCTTCTTCAGCCGGCGCAGCAGCGGCGAGATCGCCAACTCGATGCTCGGCGTCGCCTTCGTCGGGGAGGCGCTCAGCGCCCTGCTGCCGCAGCTGCTCACCGCCGCGGCGACCGTGCTGGTGACCACCGCCATGCTGCTGCTCGTCGAGCCGGTGCTGGGCCTGTGGGGGTTGGGCGTCGTCGTGGTCAGCGGGCTGGCCTTCGCCGTGTTCACGCTGCGTGTGGTGGGGCAGCAGCGGGCCGCGCTGGCCGCCGAACACCGGGCGGCGGCGATGACCAACCAGCTGCTCGGCGGCATCGTCAAGCTCAAGCTGGCCGCCGCGGAGTCCCGCGCCCACGCCCGCTGGTCGGAGCTGGCCGCCACCGCGCGGGCGGCGCTGCAACGGGTCCGGCAGAGCCAGGCCGGGCTGATCGCCTTCGCCACCGTACTGCCGGTCGCCGGCCAGCTGGTGCTCTTCGCCGTCCTGATGGGCCCGCTGGCCGGGCAGGTGTCGCCTACCGACTTCTTCGTGCTCAACGTCGGGTTCGCGATGCTGCTCGGCGCGCTGCTGGTGCTGGTCTCCGCCGGGGTCGAGGTGATCGCCGCGGTGCCCCGGCTGGGCAGCCTGCGCGACATCCTGGCCGCCGAACCGGAGGCCCGGCCGGACCGGGTGGACCCGGGGGAGCTACGTGGTGGGATCGGCCTGCACCGGCTCACCTTCGCCTACCAGCCCGACGACCCGCCGGTGCTCGTCGACGTCGACCTGCACGTGCGGCCCGGCGAGTTCGTCGCGGTGGTCGGGCCCAGCGGATGCGGCAAGTCCACCCTGCTGCGCCTGCTGCTCGGCTTCGAACGCCCCCAGCAGGGCGCGGTGCTCTACGACGGGCAGGACCTGTCCGAACTGGACGTGCAGGCGGTCCGACGGCAGTGCGGGGTGGTCCTCCAGGACGGTCAGCTCTTCGCCGGCTCGGTACGCGACAACATCTGCGGCGCCGGCGGGTTCACCCTGGACGAGGTCTGGGAGGCGGCCCGGATGGCGGGGCTCGCCGACGACCTGGAGGCGTTGCCGATGGGGATGAGCACGATGGTGCCGTTCGGCGGTGGCACCCTCTCGGTCGGGCAGCGGCAGCGGGTGCTGATCGCCCGCGCGTTGGCGCCCCGACCCCGGATCCTCTTCTTCGACGAGGCGACAAGCGCGCTGGACAACCGTACCCAGGAGGTGGTGACCCGGAGCACGGCGACGCTGGCGGCCACCCGCCTGGTGATCGCGCACCGGCTGTCCACGGTGCGCGACGCGGACGTCATCGTGGTGCTCGACCAGGGACGCATCGTGCAGCGGGGCAGCTACGCCGAGCTGATGGAGCAGCCCGACGGGTTGTTCCACCGGCTGGCCCGGCGGCAGTTGCTCACCGAGCCCGACAGCCCCCCGCCGCCCGGGGAGCAGCCGCCGCGCGACGGTCAGCCGTTGTCGACGGGGCTGCCGTCCTCGACGGACAACTCCGCGCCGAGGTGA
- a CDS encoding YcaO-like family protein codes for MPTTETIAFRAGTYRTATVEQTWERVAAMLDRFRITRVADITRLDEIGLPVHVAYRPVGATMAVSVGTGATPTQSRVSAVMESIESWHAENLRLGTVTRSPAERLDLPYDVRWLHLAERSPLTSAVVLDWVAGRGLVTGTPCLVPRATIELDFTVRRGWARALFNPSSNGLATGNTFAEASLHALLEVIERDCIAPYCTSALADRTYTDPGTATNPMTRGVHEALLRAGCWVEVCDITNSIGVPCYAASVWSPDLPVTFGGFGCHVDPEIAVGRAMSEAAQSRLVMVSGARDDIDATAYHDVAGPPVRPPTVDRPAGPVRADRPPTGTVTDVLRELALRVQRSTGVEPFAVDLTHDDIGIAVSKVFAPGLRMFDERALSTRPGVPA; via the coding sequence ATGCCCACCACCGAGACCATCGCGTTCCGCGCCGGCACCTACCGGACGGCCACCGTCGAGCAGACCTGGGAACGGGTCGCCGCCATGCTCGACCGGTTCCGGATCACCCGGGTCGCCGACATCACCCGCCTCGACGAGATCGGCCTACCGGTGCACGTCGCCTACCGGCCGGTCGGGGCGACCATGGCGGTCAGCGTCGGCACCGGCGCCACGCCTACGCAGTCGCGGGTCAGCGCGGTCATGGAGAGCATCGAGTCCTGGCACGCCGAGAACCTCCGGTTGGGGACCGTCACCCGGTCCCCGGCCGAGAGGCTCGACCTGCCGTACGACGTGCGCTGGCTGCACCTGGCCGAACGCTCGCCGCTCACCTCGGCAGTGGTGCTCGACTGGGTGGCCGGCCGGGGGCTGGTCACCGGCACGCCCTGCCTGGTGCCCCGGGCCACCATCGAGCTGGACTTCACCGTCCGCCGGGGCTGGGCCCGCGCACTGTTCAACCCCAGCAGCAACGGCCTGGCCACCGGCAACACCTTCGCCGAGGCCAGCCTGCACGCCCTGCTGGAGGTGATCGAACGGGACTGCATCGCCCCGTACTGCACCTCGGCGCTGGCCGACCGGACGTACACCGACCCGGGCACCGCCACCAACCCGATGACCCGGGGCGTGCACGAGGCGCTGCTGCGGGCCGGCTGCTGGGTGGAGGTCTGCGACATCACCAACAGCATCGGGGTGCCCTGCTACGCCGCCTCGGTCTGGTCGCCGGACCTGCCTGTCACCTTCGGCGGTTTCGGCTGCCACGTCGACCCGGAGATCGCGGTCGGCCGGGCCATGTCCGAGGCCGCCCAGTCCCGGCTGGTGATGGTCTCCGGCGCCCGCGACGACATCGACGCCACCGCCTACCACGACGTCGCCGGGCCGCCGGTACGACCGCCCACCGTCGACCGCCCCGCCGGTCCGGTACGCGCCGACCGGCCACCGACCGGCACCGTCACCGACGTGCTGCGCGAACTGGCCCTTCGGGTGCAGCGCAGCACCGGCGTCGAACCGTTCGCCGTCGACCTGACCCACGACGACATCGGCATCGCGGTGAGCAAGGTCTTCGCCCCCGGCCTGCGGATGTTCGACGAGCGGGCGCTGAGCACCCGACCGGGGGTGCCGGCATGA
- a CDS encoding TfuA-like protein, with the protein MTDIVFVGPSLPAGQVERLLPDARIHPPVAHGDLLRLDVGPGDRVLIIDGFFLQHPPVRHREILDLLARGVTVAGAASMGALRAAELWPFGMRGVGDVYQLYRDGVVTGDDEVAVVHGPAEDGHRILSEPLVNVRIALRRAVTAGVLDDVEAARLLQLCRDLPFRRRSYRALERTAPPDAAEVVDRFLTWHRSDPWDAKGADARLLLSLAAADAAELHPAGPADQPIDNLHTRFLDSWRSRHAGATVGGHWVNDRDVAAVLMLLHPESPARHRRAVLAGVAQVDPADPDVEDRAVEVAREQGLLAGGPTGQDWLTDAERDLDPREAALRLLVRAFGTTPYRSLAWWMVAEPLRRPALRAAARQVAATAMSLNETMLPRTTGGRRPGGRLHFRTEVVDGCFAALWGCPPDGLAAAAWDRGFVDLESFRYAAEPLVAYLRAFGPPRLPAAPGGPVNDESRAGTPVRVG; encoded by the coding sequence ATGACCGACATCGTCTTCGTCGGCCCCAGCCTCCCGGCCGGACAGGTCGAACGGCTGCTGCCCGACGCCCGGATCCACCCGCCGGTGGCCCACGGCGATCTGCTCCGGCTCGACGTCGGACCCGGCGACCGGGTGCTGATCATCGACGGGTTCTTCCTCCAGCACCCGCCCGTGCGGCACCGGGAGATCCTCGACCTGCTCGCCCGGGGCGTCACCGTCGCCGGGGCGGCCAGCATGGGCGCGTTGCGGGCCGCCGAGCTGTGGCCGTTCGGGATGCGCGGGGTCGGCGACGTCTACCAGCTCTACCGCGACGGGGTGGTCACCGGCGACGACGAGGTGGCAGTGGTGCACGGCCCCGCCGAGGACGGCCACCGCATCCTGAGCGAACCCCTGGTCAACGTCCGGATCGCGCTGCGTCGGGCGGTCACCGCCGGGGTGCTCGACGACGTCGAGGCGGCCCGGCTGCTCCAGCTCTGCCGGGACCTGCCGTTCCGCCGCCGGTCCTACCGGGCCCTGGAACGCACCGCGCCACCGGACGCCGCCGAGGTGGTGGACCGTTTCCTGACCTGGCACCGGAGTGACCCCTGGGACGCCAAGGGCGCCGACGCGCGGCTGCTGCTGTCGCTGGCCGCCGCCGACGCCGCCGAGTTGCACCCGGCCGGCCCGGCCGACCAACCGATCGACAACCTGCACACCCGGTTCCTGGACAGTTGGCGTTCCCGGCACGCCGGGGCGACCGTCGGCGGGCACTGGGTCAACGACCGCGACGTCGCGGCGGTGCTGATGCTGCTGCACCCCGAGTCGCCGGCCCGGCACCGGCGGGCCGTCCTCGCCGGGGTGGCACAGGTCGACCCCGCCGACCCGGACGTCGAGGACCGCGCCGTCGAGGTGGCCCGGGAACAGGGTCTGCTCGCCGGCGGCCCCACCGGCCAGGACTGGCTGACCGACGCCGAACGGGACCTCGACCCCCGGGAGGCGGCGTTGCGGCTGCTGGTGCGGGCCTTCGGCACCACCCCGTACCGCAGCCTGGCGTGGTGGATGGTGGCCGAGCCGCTGCGCCGGCCCGCGCTGCGGGCCGCCGCCCGGCAGGTCGCCGCGACCGCGATGTCGCTCAACGAGACGATGCTGCCGCGGACGACCGGCGGGCGGCGGCCCGGCGGCCGGCTGCACTTCCGCACCGAGGTCGTCGACGGCTGCTTCGCCGCGCTGTGGGGCTGCCCGCCCGACGGGCTGGCCGCGGCGGCCTGGGACCGGGGCTTCGTCGACCTGGAATCGTTCCGGTACGCCGCCGAACCACTCGTCGCGTACCTCAGGGCCTTCGGCCCACCCCGACTGCCGGCAGCGCCCGGCGGACCGGTCAACGACGAGTCCCGGGCCGGTACGCCGGTCCGGGTGGGCTGA
- a CDS encoding MerR family transcriptional regulator: MTIDRVTTGPATAGTAVGYTVEELARKVGMSARNIRAHQARRLLAPPVRRGRVALYDDSHVRRLDAILTLQRQGFNLVSIEAMLGVRASDEAPDGLTAMLQRLATERPALTHALTRHGVIGRAPDGTVRTVRPRPLRAALDLHRVRMGTVPALQALSEVLDSVRPLADELVAAVTARMLALAPELGGTASRSSWADVDRETILLTQGVVNVLTEAFRLAVENQAEAHVADLLENHLGAELSVEDGSPVDNG; this comes from the coding sequence GTGACCATCGACCGGGTGACGACCGGACCGGCGACCGCCGGCACCGCGGTCGGCTACACCGTGGAGGAACTCGCCCGCAAGGTGGGGATGTCGGCGCGCAACATCCGCGCCCACCAGGCTCGCCGCCTGTTGGCCCCACCGGTACGCCGGGGGCGGGTCGCGCTCTACGACGACTCCCACGTCCGCCGGCTGGACGCCATCCTGACCCTGCAACGGCAGGGCTTCAACCTGGTGTCCATCGAGGCGATGCTCGGCGTGCGGGCCAGCGACGAGGCACCCGACGGGCTGACCGCGATGCTGCAACGGTTGGCCACCGAGCGGCCCGCGCTGACCCACGCGCTGACCCGACACGGGGTGATCGGACGGGCCCCGGACGGGACGGTACGCACGGTGCGGCCCCGGCCGCTACGCGCCGCCCTGGACCTGCACCGGGTACGGATGGGCACGGTGCCGGCGTTGCAGGCCCTCAGCGAGGTGCTCGACAGCGTCCGACCGCTCGCCGACGAACTGGTCGCGGCCGTCACCGCCCGGATGCTGGCCCTCGCCCCCGAACTCGGCGGCACCGCGTCCCGGTCGTCCTGGGCCGACGTCGACCGGGAGACGATCCTGCTGACCCAGGGCGTGGTCAACGTGCTCACCGAGGCGTTCCGGTTGGCGGTGGAGAACCAGGCCGAGGCGCACGTCGCCGACCTGCTGGAGAATCACCTCGGCGCGGAGTTGTCCGTCGAGGACGGCAGCCCCGTCGACAACGGCTGA